Proteins from a single region of Flaviflexus salsibiostraticola:
- a CDS encoding isocitrate lyase/PEP mutase family protein, giving the protein MPTIEERARNLADQHESGDLVILPTAWDTWSARVAADAGFTGLTIGSHPVADAIGSADGEQMDFDEYLGVIERIVRSVDVPVSADVESGYGLPGGDLINRLIEVGAVGANIEDVVHREGRRVRDRAEHAEYIAAAREAAVSAGIPFVINGRTDAMKLGDVFEDPLEEAAERMRLMEQAGARSVYPVGLRTADEVRQLVGAVSVPVNVTAHPVEMHGAGDVATLRELGARRVSFGPKWQAWLGEVSAKQFENWTAEI; this is encoded by the coding sequence ATGCCAACAATCGAAGAGCGCGCACGCAACCTTGCCGACCAGCACGAATCCGGAGATCTCGTCATCCTGCCGACCGCGTGGGATACGTGGAGTGCCCGCGTCGCCGCCGACGCAGGCTTCACAGGACTGACGATCGGGAGCCATCCGGTGGCCGATGCGATCGGCAGCGCCGATGGCGAGCAGATGGACTTCGATGAGTACCTGGGAGTTATCGAGCGCATCGTCCGCTCCGTTGACGTCCCCGTCAGTGCCGACGTCGAATCGGGCTACGGACTGCCTGGCGGTGATCTCATCAACCGCCTCATCGAGGTCGGCGCGGTCGGTGCGAACATCGAAGATGTCGTGCACCGCGAGGGCCGGCGCGTCCGCGATCGGGCGGAGCACGCCGAGTACATCGCCGCCGCCCGCGAGGCCGCCGTCAGTGCCGGCATCCCGTTCGTCATCAACGGCCGGACGGATGCGATGAAGCTCGGCGATGTCTTCGAGGATCCGCTTGAGGAGGCCGCGGAGCGGATGAGGCTCATGGAGCAGGCGGGTGCCCGCTCGGTCTACCCGGTCGGACTCCGAACTGCCGACGAGGTCAGGCAGCTTGTCGGGGCAGTTTCGGTCCCGGTCAACGTCACCGCTCATCCGGTGGAGATGCATGGGGCGGGTGATGTGGCGACGCTCCGCGAACTGGGAGCCCGCCGCGTCTCCTTCGGTCCGAAGTGGCAGGCCTGGCTCGGCGAGGTCTCGGCGAAGCAGTTCGAGAACTGGACGGCCGAGATCTGA
- a CDS encoding type II toxin-antitoxin system Phd/YefM family antitoxin has translation MSMSASEARKTLFPLIERVNDNHEAVEIVSRKGNAVLMPADEYVSWQETAYLFRSPANARRLLDAYERARAGETEVHELDREE, from the coding sequence ATGTCCATGAGTGCAAGCGAGGCGCGCAAGACGCTGTTCCCGCTGATCGAGCGTGTGAACGACAATCACGAGGCGGTCGAGATCGTCTCTCGCAAGGGTAATGCCGTGCTCATGCCTGCGGATGAGTATGTGTCATGGCAGGAGACTGCCTATCTATTTCGATCACCGGCCAATGCCCGCCGGCTGCTCGATGCCTACGAGCGTGCTCGAGCTGGCGAGACCGAGGTTCACGAGCTCGATCGGGAGGAGTGA
- a CDS encoding VOC family protein, with translation MSQPGHHEIGYIEFGGTDLEAARRFYESAFNWEFNDYGPEYCGIKSPDGEGEIGGLSAGSEPSSGGPLVLLHSTDLEASQTAVENAGGTIVAGPYDYPGGRRFEFTDPSGNRLGVYSPQ, from the coding sequence ATGAGTCAACCTGGTCACCACGAGATCGGCTACATCGAGTTCGGAGGCACGGATCTGGAAGCGGCCCGCAGGTTCTACGAGTCTGCGTTCAATTGGGAGTTCAACGACTACGGACCGGAATACTGCGGGATCAAGTCGCCCGACGGTGAGGGCGAGATCGGCGGGCTCAGCGCCGGCTCCGAGCCCAGCAGCGGCGGCCCGCTCGTCCTTCTTCATTCCACCGACCTGGAGGCGTCGCAAACAGCCGTGGAGAACGCCGGTGGGACTATCGTCGCCGGGCCCTATGACTATCCGGGCGGTCGGCGATTCGAGTTCACCGATCCGAGCGGAAATCGGCTCGGCGTTTACTCGCCTCAGTGA
- a CDS encoding chorismate-binding protein — translation MMRLLLIDFHDSNTQILADLVFRVLGVRPIVLAYDDPSLDEGAMAGADGILLATGPGRPGDAADVGRVPDLVAGCDRPVLGIGLGHQILAGLCGARIVPIEPRLGVVSRLHVPHGRADDHTIVVDGQQVVGSHSSAVREPTERMVVDAVSDDHIQAFHAIDRPWWGLQFNPESALTEGGVENIRAWARAAGLLPHAPARRTLLSQEVPMPDLSRAARLMVGDGPFFWLDEARPAHDGPGWSYLGLGGEVVWPDEGVNVLDVLRRSAWQGAGGPDAPFTGGWVGVSGYEPDTALWMSARRWVAVDHERERAWLVACEEPGAQEWLDRTAAALSAPVDDVIVTVDAGLLAAVRSLPDHRRDDDDSYRAKVEQAHEHLRAGTSFEVCLTTTAEVAHDASREELLELYLLQRRTNPAPYAAFLACDDTTIMSSSPERFLRVRDGEVESRPIKGTLPRGETPEADAALRTRLETDPKLRSELVMIVDLLRNDLAKVCVPGSVACPEPVRVDSFATVHQLAGVVTGLLGAGVDIVDLLRAAFPGGSMTGAPKHRTMEILADLESGPRGYYSGALGWISGDRDAELSVVIRTLIHDDGVLSVGAGGAVVPDSTPQGELDEMLLKMSAALP, via the coding sequence ATGATGCGACTGCTGCTCATCGACTTCCACGATTCGAACACCCAGATCCTCGCGGATCTCGTCTTCCGCGTGCTCGGGGTCCGGCCCATCGTGCTCGCCTACGACGATCCGTCCCTCGATGAGGGGGCGATGGCGGGCGCCGATGGCATCCTCCTCGCAACCGGTCCAGGACGGCCGGGCGATGCGGCCGACGTGGGGCGCGTGCCGGACCTCGTCGCAGGCTGCGACAGACCTGTCCTTGGCATCGGCCTGGGTCACCAGATTCTCGCGGGTCTGTGTGGGGCCCGGATCGTCCCGATCGAGCCGCGCCTCGGCGTGGTATCGCGCCTGCATGTTCCTCATGGCAGAGCGGATGACCACACCATCGTCGTCGACGGACAGCAGGTCGTCGGCAGCCATTCGTCGGCAGTGCGCGAGCCAACGGAGCGGATGGTGGTCGATGCGGTGAGTGACGACCATATCCAGGCCTTCCACGCGATCGATCGACCATGGTGGGGCCTCCAGTTCAACCCCGAGTCCGCCCTCACTGAGGGCGGCGTTGAGAACATCCGAGCCTGGGCCCGTGCCGCAGGGCTCCTGCCGCATGCTCCGGCGAGGCGCACGCTTCTGTCGCAGGAAGTGCCGATGCCGGACCTCTCCCGTGCGGCTCGCCTCATGGTGGGCGACGGCCCGTTCTTCTGGCTGGATGAGGCGCGCCCCGCGCACGACGGGCCGGGCTGGTCCTACCTCGGACTGGGCGGCGAGGTCGTGTGGCCGGATGAGGGCGTGAATGTGCTCGATGTACTCCGCCGCTCCGCCTGGCAGGGCGCGGGTGGGCCGGATGCGCCGTTCACCGGCGGCTGGGTCGGCGTGTCGGGCTACGAGCCGGACACGGCACTGTGGATGAGCGCCCGGCGCTGGGTGGCCGTCGACCACGAGCGAGAGCGGGCCTGGCTGGTCGCCTGCGAGGAGCCGGGCGCGCAGGAGTGGCTCGACCGGACCGCCGCGGCGCTGAGCGCGCCGGTCGACGATGTGATCGTGACTGTCGATGCTGGACTGCTGGCCGCGGTGCGCTCACTGCCAGACCACCGGCGTGACGATGACGACTCATATCGCGCCAAGGTCGAGCAGGCTCACGAGCACCTGCGGGCGGGCACCAGCTTCGAGGTCTGTCTCACGACCACGGCTGAGGTCGCGCACGATGCCAGCCGCGAGGAGCTGCTCGAGCTCTACCTGCTGCAGCGCCGCACGAACCCAGCACCCTACGCGGCCTTCCTCGCCTGCGATGACACGACCATCATGAGCTCCTCACCCGAACGCTTCCTCCGAGTGCGCGATGGCGAGGTGGAGTCGAGGCCCATCAAGGGCACGCTGCCTCGAGGGGAGACGCCGGAGGCTGATGCCGCGCTGCGCACGAGGCTTGAGACAGATCCGAAGCTTCGTTCGGAACTCGTCATGATCGTCGACCTGCTGCGCAATGATCTGGCCAAGGTCTGCGTGCCCGGTTCGGTCGCGTGCCCCGAGCCCGTCCGGGTCGACAGCTTCGCCACCGTCCATCAGCTGGCTGGTGTGGTGACGGGGCTGCTTGGCGCTGGCGTCGATATCGTCGACCTGCTGCGCGCGGCCTTCCCGGGCGGGTCGATGACCGGCGCTCCCAAACACCGCACGATGGAGATCCTCGCCGATCTCGAGTCGGGGCCGCGCGGCTACTACTCGGGGGCACTCGGCTGGATCAGCGGGGATCGGGACGCGGAGCTGTCCGTCGTCATTCGCACGCTGATCCACGACGACGGGGTGCTCTCAGTGGGTGCCGGAGGGGCGGTTGTGCCGGACTCGACCCCGCAGGGCGAACTCGACGAGATGCTGCTGAAGATGTCGGCGGCGCTGCCCTGA
- a CDS encoding dihydrolipoyl dehydrogenase family protein translates to MTTHYDLIVIGSGTAGTTAAHACAKEGWRVAVVDNLPFGGTCVLRGCDPKKILRRGAEIIDSASLLTSKGIDPGTLRVDWPALMAHKRGFTEPMSDKIEEGLESAGVTTLHGRASFTAPDRLTVDGDTLTASHVLIATGARPKSMPFEGSEHMIDSTPFMELEELPKRILFVGGGFISFEFAHIAARVGSDVTIATHGPRLLKGFDPDLVDLLRTRSTDLGIDIRTGTAINSIVPTGSGFAVVTEKDGKESTLEVDLVVHGAGREPDLADLNLEAASVEHSKAGVTVSEHLQSVSNPAVYAAGDAAASPGMPLTPVASMEGGVAARNMLKGTREAPDFTGIPTAVFTIPELVRVGMLEEEAREQGLDVDVRYNDTSEWFSNYRLGETVAATKIIVDRETRRILGAHMLGPEYAEVVNIIALAMRLGLTVDEVSNLVAAYPSVGSDLGSML, encoded by the coding sequence ATGACAACGCACTATGACCTCATCGTCATCGGCAGCGGAACAGCCGGGACGACAGCGGCACACGCATGCGCGAAGGAGGGCTGGCGAGTCGCCGTCGTCGATAACCTCCCCTTCGGCGGCACCTGTGTCCTGCGCGGCTGCGATCCGAAGAAGATCCTCCGCCGAGGAGCGGAGATCATCGACAGCGCATCCCTCCTGACCAGCAAGGGCATCGATCCCGGCACGCTGCGCGTCGATTGGCCGGCGCTCATGGCACACAAGCGCGGCTTTACGGAGCCGATGTCCGACAAGATCGAGGAGGGCCTCGAATCGGCTGGGGTGACGACGCTCCATGGGCGTGCCTCGTTCACGGCCCCGGATCGCCTGACAGTCGACGGTGACACTCTCACGGCCTCGCACGTCCTCATCGCCACCGGCGCCCGCCCGAAGTCGATGCCGTTCGAGGGCAGTGAGCACATGATCGACAGCACGCCGTTCATGGAGCTCGAGGAGCTTCCGAAGCGGATCCTGTTCGTCGGCGGCGGCTTCATCTCCTTCGAGTTCGCCCACATCGCAGCCCGTGTGGGCAGCGATGTCACGATCGCCACGCATGGTCCCCGGCTGCTCAAGGGGTTCGATCCCGACCTGGTGGACCTACTCCGGACCCGCTCGACGGACCTCGGGATCGACATCCGCACCGGCACCGCCATCAACTCCATCGTTCCCACCGGGTCAGGCTTCGCGGTTGTGACGGAGAAGGACGGGAAGGAGTCCACGCTTGAGGTCGATCTCGTCGTCCACGGGGCGGGGAGGGAACCCGACCTGGCCGACCTCAACCTGGAGGCAGCCTCGGTCGAACACTCGAAGGCCGGCGTGACCGTCTCCGAGCATCTTCAGAGCGTGAGCAACCCGGCCGTCTATGCCGCGGGTGACGCCGCGGCATCGCCGGGCATGCCTCTCACACCGGTGGCGTCCATGGAGGGCGGGGTCGCCGCCCGCAATATGCTCAAGGGAACCCGGGAGGCTCCGGACTTCACGGGGATCCCGACGGCAGTCTTCACCATCCCCGAGCTTGTCCGCGTCGGCATGCTCGAGGAGGAGGCGCGCGAACAGGGCCTGGACGTCGATGTCCGATACAACGACACGAGCGAATGGTTCTCCAACTACAGGCTTGGAGAGACTGTGGCCGCCACAAAGATCATCGTCGACCGCGAGACCCGCCGCATCCTCGGCGCGCACATGCTCGGGCCCGAGTACGCCGAGGTCGTCAACATCATCGCCCTGGCCATGCGGCTCGGCCTGACGGTCGATGAGGTCTCGAACCTCGTCGCGGCCTACCCGAGCGTCGGATCGGATCTCGGGTCGATGCTCTGA
- a CDS encoding YtoQ family protein, whose product MSFTVYLSGEIHTDWREEIKRGAEAAGLDITFTAPVTDHAASDAAGDHLGETESGFWRDHQSAKVNAIRTRTLIEKSDLVVIRFGDQYKQWNAAFDAGYCAALGTPYVTLHAEGIVHPLKEVDAGAQAWCRTTDQVVETLRYVLKA is encoded by the coding sequence ATGAGTTTCACCGTCTATCTGTCCGGCGAGATCCACACCGACTGGCGTGAGGAGATCAAGCGCGGTGCGGAAGCCGCGGGACTGGACATCACCTTCACCGCGCCGGTGACAGACCATGCCGCGAGCGACGCGGCCGGCGATCACCTCGGCGAGACCGAATCCGGGTTCTGGCGCGACCACCAGTCGGCTAAGGTCAACGCCATTCGCACGCGCACCCTCATCGAGAAGAGCGACCTCGTCGTCATCCGCTTCGGTGACCAGTACAAGCAGTGGAACGCGGCCTTCGACGCCGGCTACTGCGCCGCACTCGGCACTCCCTATGTGACACTGCATGCGGAGGGCATCGTCCACCCCCTCAAAGAGGTGGATGCCGGGGCGCAGGCCTGGTGCAGGACCACCGACCAGGTGGTCGAGACACTCCGGTACGTGCTCAAGGCCTAG
- a CDS encoding Txe/YoeB family addiction module toxin: MRLVWDRHGWADYVYWQSADRRILKRINTLIDACLRDPFEGIGKPEQLKYGAQGAWSRRITDEHRLVYIVIDGDLIILQARYHY; encoded by the coding sequence GTGCGCCTGGTCTGGGATCGGCATGGCTGGGCGGACTATGTTTATTGGCAGTCCGCCGACCGTCGGATTCTCAAGCGGATCAACACGCTGATCGACGCCTGCCTGCGAGATCCATTTGAGGGGATCGGCAAGCCGGAGCAGCTCAAGTACGGTGCGCAGGGTGCGTGGTCGCGCCGCATCACCGACGAGCACCGTTTGGTGTATATCGTCATCGATGGCGATCTGATCATCCTCCAAGCGCGGTATCACTATTGA